One stretch of Streptomyces sp. R21 DNA includes these proteins:
- a CDS encoding LLM class flavin-dependent oxidoreductase → MDGPDDIRGTAQGTAPVPLSVLDLVTVGAGRTASDALGTSVQISRLAESRGFHRYWVAEHHSMPGVASSSPAVILAHLAAHTHRIRLGSGGVMLPNHAPLVIAEQFGTLEAMAPGRVDLGLGRAPGTDGATAAALRRTERLNEGADDFPEQLAELTRFLDDDFPSGHPYARIHAVPGPIQATSPGGVQSPHRPPIWLLGSSGFSARLAGMLGLPFAFAHHFSAQNTIPALDLYRESFRPSAALDAPYALIGVSALATDDEKEARRQVLAAALNMVRLRTGRPGLVPTPEEAEAYAFSPLEREFVDSWNTNVIHGTADEVRSGLDDLQKRTGADELMITGNAHSGDVRLRSYELIADVYGLPTL, encoded by the coding sequence GTGGACGGACCGGACGACATCCGAGGCACGGCACAGGGCACCGCTCCGGTACCCCTCTCCGTGCTGGACCTGGTCACGGTGGGCGCCGGCCGCACCGCCAGCGACGCGCTCGGCACGAGCGTGCAGATCTCGCGACTCGCGGAGTCCCGCGGATTCCACCGCTACTGGGTGGCCGAGCACCACTCGATGCCCGGCGTGGCGTCCTCGTCCCCCGCCGTGATCCTCGCCCACCTCGCCGCCCACACGCACCGCATCCGCCTGGGCTCGGGCGGCGTCATGCTCCCGAACCACGCCCCGCTGGTCATCGCGGAGCAGTTCGGCACGCTGGAGGCGATGGCCCCGGGCCGGGTGGACCTGGGCCTCGGCCGGGCCCCGGGCACGGACGGCGCCACGGCCGCGGCCCTGCGCCGTACGGAACGCCTGAACGAGGGCGCCGACGACTTCCCCGAGCAGCTCGCGGAGCTGACCCGCTTCCTGGACGACGACTTCCCCTCCGGCCACCCCTATGCACGCATCCACGCGGTCCCCGGGCCCATCCAGGCGACCTCGCCCGGAGGAGTCCAGTCCCCGCACCGCCCGCCGATCTGGCTCCTCGGCTCCTCCGGCTTCAGCGCCCGGCTGGCCGGCATGCTCGGCCTCCCGTTCGCCTTTGCGCACCACTTCTCCGCGCAGAACACCATCCCGGCGCTGGACCTCTACCGCGAGTCCTTCCGGCCGAGCGCGGCGCTGGACGCCCCCTACGCCCTGATCGGCGTCTCCGCCCTCGCCACGGACGACGAGAAGGAGGCCCGCCGTCAGGTTCTGGCGGCCGCCCTCAACATGGTCCGCCTGCGCACCGGCCGCCCCGGCCTCGTCCCCACCCCGGAGGAGGCGGAGGCGTACGCGTTCAGCCCGCTGGAGCGGGAGTTCGTCGACTCCTGGAACACCAACGTCATCCACGGCACCGCCGACGAGGTCCGCTCCGGCCTCGACGACCTCCAAAAGCGCACCGGCGCCGACGAGTTGATGATCACGGGCAACGCCCACAGCGGCGACGTACGCCTGCGTTCGTACGAACTGATCGCGGACGTGTACGGGTTGCCGACGCTGTAA
- a CDS encoding D-2-hydroxyacid dehydrogenase, translated as MSDTTTSDTTLLVLDAEPLPRLGRLTGRVRIEHADDSTLAARLPHADVLLVWDFTSHAVRHAWPGEGPRPRWVHTASAGVDHLMCPELAASDTVVTNARGIFDQPIAEYVAALVLALAKDLPRTWELQHSHEWRHRESQRVSGTRACVVGSGPIGRAIQQTLKALGITTALVGRTPRTGIHGPDDLDRLMARADWVVSAAPLTPDTCGMFDARRFAMMQPSARFINVGRGQLVVEDALVEALSKRWIAGAALDVFDHEPLGPESPLWEVPGLIVSPHMSGDTIGWRDELGTQFVELYERWAAGRPLPNVVDKKRGYVPGH; from the coding sequence ATGTCCGACACGACCACGTCCGACACGACCCTGCTCGTCCTGGACGCCGAGCCGCTCCCCCGCCTCGGCCGGCTCACCGGACGGGTGCGGATCGAGCACGCCGACGACTCGACGCTGGCCGCGCGGCTGCCGCACGCCGACGTTCTGCTGGTGTGGGACTTCACCTCGCACGCCGTACGGCACGCCTGGCCGGGCGAGGGGCCGCGGCCGCGCTGGGTGCACACGGCGAGCGCGGGTGTGGACCATCTGATGTGCCCCGAGCTGGCGGCGTCCGACACGGTGGTGACCAACGCGCGCGGCATCTTCGACCAGCCGATCGCCGAGTACGTCGCCGCCCTCGTCCTCGCGCTGGCCAAGGACCTGCCGAGGACGTGGGAGCTCCAGCACAGCCACGAGTGGCGGCACCGCGAGTCACAGCGGGTCTCCGGCACCCGCGCCTGCGTGGTGGGTTCCGGGCCGATCGGGCGGGCGATCCAGCAGACGCTGAAGGCCCTGGGGATCACGACCGCGCTGGTGGGGCGCACCCCGCGCACCGGCATCCACGGCCCGGACGACCTCGACCGGCTGATGGCCCGCGCCGACTGGGTGGTGTCCGCGGCGCCGCTCACCCCCGACACCTGCGGCATGTTCGACGCCCGGCGTTTCGCGATGATGCAGCCCTCGGCGCGCTTCATCAACGTCGGGCGCGGGCAGCTCGTCGTGGAGGACGCGCTCGTCGAGGCGCTGTCGAAGCGGTGGATCGCGGGGGCGGCCCTCGATGTCTTCGACCATGAACCGCTGGGCCCCGAGAGCCCGTTGTGGGAGGTCCCGGGGCTGATCGTGTCGCCGCACATGAGCGGGGACACCATCGGCTGGCGGGACGAACTCGGCACGCAGTTCGTGGAGTTGTACGAGCGCTGGGCGGCGGGCCGGCCACTGCCGAACGTGGTCGACAAGAAGCGCGGGTACGTGCCGGGGCACTGA
- a CDS encoding TOMM precursor leader peptide-binding protein encodes MTIHGGMQAGPAEGGERAGVGFKLHLRPVVVPGEAAYLVSRHGVTALRGEHAEVLVPLLDGTRDLDGILRETARELDTESVMTSLDDLMTAGLLRLHPRSVPPASAGGAARAAEAYWDLAGLDGGATAVRLGRARVRLEALAGVDTDAMRVACRDNGLQVVSEDGDADLSVVLCDDYLSPQLREVDAEHRAQGRPWLIAKVCGADPWVGPFFRPEGGPCWSCLVTRLAGHRHTEGPLRRALGIEGPLAKPAASLAAGRTIAVNLAVLEAAKWLAGVREASQGELHTFDTLRMRARTHRADRLPQCPVCGDPGVVAERITRPFVPVSRPKAMSQAGGGHRALSPEQMLARHGHLVDPVTGIIKEICPAPSSPEGLNSCISGPNLAMSAHTLAGLHAGLRTLSGGKGLTETEARVGALCEAVERYSGTRHGDEPFVRDTYRALGSEAVHPYACQLYDERQFRDRERWNARHSSFQYVPVPFDEERPTEWTPVWSLTSNTRRLLPTSMLYFTQGEPSQDGLYADSNGSAAGSSREDALVQGFLEIVERDAVALWWYNRTRQAAVDVDAFGEPYVERIRAVCDRLGREVWVLDLTSDLGIPVMAALSRRIDKPSEDVIFGFGAHFDPRVALRRALTELGQLLPAVCHARADGTGYAITDPEPLEWWRRATIANQPYLVPDHQLPGRTPQSWTYVPRTDLLDDVAAITELVRGRGMELLVLDQTRPDLDVPVVKVLVPGMRHFWARFAPGRLYDVPVALGRLVAPTSYEGLNPVPLFV; translated from the coding sequence ATGACCATCCACGGGGGGATGCAGGCCGGCCCTGCGGAGGGCGGCGAGCGGGCGGGAGTGGGATTCAAACTCCATCTGCGTCCGGTCGTCGTGCCCGGAGAGGCCGCCTATCTGGTGTCACGGCACGGCGTGACCGCACTGCGCGGTGAGCACGCCGAGGTGCTGGTGCCACTGCTCGACGGAACACGGGACCTGGACGGCATACTGCGCGAAACCGCCAGGGAACTCGACACCGAATCCGTCATGACGTCGCTGGACGACCTCATGACTGCCGGTCTGCTGCGTCTCCACCCCCGGTCCGTGCCACCCGCTTCGGCGGGTGGCGCGGCCCGTGCCGCAGAGGCCTACTGGGATCTCGCGGGACTCGACGGCGGGGCCACGGCGGTCCGGCTCGGGCGGGCCCGCGTTCGCCTTGAGGCGCTGGCAGGTGTCGACACCGACGCGATGCGCGTCGCCTGTCGCGACAACGGACTTCAGGTGGTGTCCGAAGACGGGGACGCCGACCTCTCGGTCGTCCTGTGCGACGACTACCTCTCACCGCAACTGCGCGAGGTCGACGCCGAGCACCGCGCGCAGGGCAGACCCTGGCTGATCGCCAAGGTCTGCGGGGCCGATCCTTGGGTCGGCCCCTTCTTCCGCCCCGAGGGCGGTCCCTGCTGGAGCTGCCTGGTGACCCGGCTCGCCGGACACCGGCACACCGAGGGTCCGCTCAGGCGCGCACTCGGCATAGAGGGGCCCCTGGCCAAGCCGGCCGCCTCGCTGGCCGCCGGCCGCACGATCGCCGTCAACCTGGCCGTCCTGGAGGCCGCCAAGTGGCTCGCCGGGGTCCGGGAGGCCTCGCAGGGCGAGCTGCACACCTTCGACACGCTGCGGATGCGGGCCCGTACGCACCGGGCGGACCGGCTGCCGCAGTGCCCCGTCTGCGGCGACCCCGGAGTCGTGGCCGAGCGGATCACCCGGCCCTTCGTCCCCGTGTCGCGCCCCAAGGCGATGTCCCAGGCGGGCGGCGGGCACCGGGCGCTCAGCCCCGAGCAGATGCTCGCCCGGCACGGTCACCTCGTCGACCCGGTCACCGGGATCATCAAGGAGATCTGCCCCGCGCCCAGCTCCCCGGAAGGACTCAACTCCTGTATATCCGGGCCCAATCTGGCCATGAGTGCGCACACCCTGGCCGGACTGCACGCCGGGCTGCGCACACTCAGCGGCGGCAAGGGGCTGACCGAGACGGAGGCGCGGGTCGGCGCCCTGTGCGAGGCCGTGGAGCGCTACAGCGGGACCCGGCACGGCGACGAGCCGTTCGTGCGCGACACCTACCGCGCGCTCGGCTCCGAAGCGGTGCACCCGTACGCCTGCCAGCTGTACGACGAGCGGCAGTTCCGCGACAGGGAGCGCTGGAACGCGCGCCATTCGAGCTTCCAGTACGTACCCGTCCCGTTCGACGAGGAACGGCCGACGGAGTGGACGCCCGTATGGTCCCTGACCTCGAACACCCGGCGGCTGCTGCCTACTTCGATGCTCTATTTCACGCAGGGGGAGCCCTCGCAGGACGGCCTGTACGCCGACTCCAACGGCAGCGCGGCGGGCAGCAGCCGTGAAGACGCCCTGGTCCAGGGGTTCCTGGAGATCGTCGAGCGGGACGCGGTGGCCCTGTGGTGGTACAACCGCACCCGGCAGGCGGCCGTGGACGTCGACGCGTTCGGCGAACCGTACGTCGAGCGGATCCGCGCCGTGTGCGACCGGCTCGGTCGTGAGGTGTGGGTCCTCGACCTCACCTCCGACCTGGGGATCCCGGTGATGGCCGCGCTGTCCCGGCGTATCGACAAGCCCTCCGAGGACGTGATCTTCGGGTTCGGGGCGCACTTCGACCCCAGGGTGGCGCTGCGCCGGGCCCTGACCGAGCTGGGTCAGCTGCTGCCGGCCGTGTGCCACGCAAGGGCGGACGGCACGGGGTACGCGATCACCGACCCCGAGCCGCTGGAGTGGTGGCGCAGGGCCACGATCGCCAACCAGCCCTATCTGGTGCCGGATCACCAGCTGCCGGGCCGGACTCCGCAGAGCTGGACCTACGTTCCCCGTACGGATCTCCTCGACGACGTGGCGGCCATCACCGAGCTCGTCCGGGGGCGGGGGATGGAACTGCTGGTGCTGGACCAGACCCGGCCGGATCTCGATGTTCCGGTCGTGAAGGTTTTGGTGCCCGGCATGCGCCATTTCTGGGCGCGGTTCGCGCCCGGGCGGCTCTATGACGTGCCCGTTGCCCTGGGGCGGCTTGTGGCCCCGACGTCGTATGAAGGGCTTAACCCGGTGCCACTGTTCGTCTGA
- a CDS encoding putative bifunctional diguanylate cyclase/phosphodiesterase: MSGTSEGPAPAGDLVRPAVTERHIDASPCDTSPGSDAPPRSGASPRTGTSPRTGTSPRTGASTLGEASPLAEALSLAEASPVAETPPRTFRAAFAAAPLAMAFVDREGLVVTANEALGALLGTGSDVLAGRIAADLVDLATDARTWHAYREVLRGRQAKLRCTRRLKHLDGHSLWVQVTVAPLPPDEQGVLLSVADISARRELQARLRHLQMHDPVTRLPNRTLFFERLSAALEAEAYEEGGTGRIGLCYLDLDGFKAVNDTLGHRVGDRLLAAVAERLTRCADAAGYARAATPLVARLGGDEFALLVEDSTGTEQLADLAESVLKSLQAPFDLSGQRLSLSASIGVVERRATGTTATGLMQAADTTLYWAKADGKGRWTLFDPERNAHRMTRQALASTLRAAIERGEFVLEYQPLVGMEDGGVRGVEALVRWNHPQFGMLTPNRFIGLAEEDGSIVQLGRWVLATACRQARRWQLDHPDAEPLFVSVNVAVRQVWDSDLVADVAEILAETGLAPGLLQLELTESAVMGSAGRPLQALQALSDMGVGIAIDDFGTGYSNLAYLSRLPVSVLKLDGSFVRGFQYEVPEQHDGTSAHPNPADEVIVEALIQLAHRLGLTVTAECVETASQATRLRGIGCDTGQGWLYSRPVAPDRISALLEVAAARPGA; this comes from the coding sequence GTGAGCGGAACGTCCGAAGGGCCGGCACCCGCGGGGGACCTCGTCCGGCCGGCCGTCACAGAGCGTCACATCGATGCATCTCCTTGCGACACATCACCCGGCAGCGACGCACCACCCCGATCCGGAGCATCACCTCGTACCGGCACATCACCCCGTACGGGCACATCACCCCGGACGGGCGCATCCACCCTCGGCGAGGCGTCGCCTCTTGCCGAGGCACTGTCCCTTGCCGAGGCATCGCCCGTCGCCGAGACGCCGCCCCGCACCTTCCGGGCCGCGTTCGCCGCGGCCCCGCTCGCGATGGCCTTCGTGGACCGCGAGGGCCTGGTCGTCACGGCCAACGAGGCGCTGGGCGCGCTGCTCGGCACCGGCTCCGACGTCCTCGCCGGGCGGATCGCCGCCGACCTGGTCGACCTGGCGACGGATGCCCGCACCTGGCACGCGTACCGCGAGGTGCTGCGCGGCCGCCAGGCCAAGCTGCGCTGCACGCGCCGCCTCAAGCACCTCGACGGGCATTCGCTCTGGGTGCAGGTGACCGTCGCGCCGCTGCCGCCCGATGAGCAGGGCGTGCTGCTGTCCGTCGCCGACATCAGCGCCCGCCGTGAACTCCAGGCGCGGCTGCGGCATTTGCAGATGCACGACCCGGTGACCCGGCTGCCCAACCGCACTCTGTTCTTCGAACGCCTGTCGGCCGCGCTGGAGGCGGAGGCGTACGAGGAGGGCGGCACCGGACGGATCGGGCTCTGCTATCTGGACCTCGACGGGTTCAAGGCGGTCAACGACACGCTCGGCCACCGCGTCGGCGACCGCCTGCTCGCGGCCGTCGCCGAACGCCTGACCCGCTGCGCCGACGCGGCGGGGTACGCCAGAGCGGCCACACCGCTGGTGGCGAGACTCGGCGGCGACGAGTTCGCGCTGCTCGTCGAGGACTCCACCGGCACCGAGCAGTTGGCGGACCTGGCGGAGTCCGTCCTCAAGTCCCTCCAGGCGCCCTTCGACCTCTCGGGGCAGCGGCTCTCCCTCTCTGCGTCGATCGGCGTCGTCGAGCGCCGCGCGACCGGGACCACCGCGACGGGCCTGATGCAGGCCGCGGACACGACGCTGTACTGGGCGAAGGCGGACGGCAAGGGCCGCTGGACGCTCTTCGATCCGGAGCGCAACGCCCACCGCATGACCCGCCAGGCGCTCGCCTCCACCCTCCGCGCGGCGATCGAGCGCGGTGAATTCGTCCTGGAGTACCAGCCGTTGGTGGGCATGGAGGACGGCGGCGTCCGCGGGGTGGAGGCGCTGGTGCGCTGGAACCACCCGCAGTTCGGGATGCTCACGCCGAATCGGTTCATCGGACTGGCCGAGGAGGACGGTTCGATCGTGCAGCTCGGCCGGTGGGTCCTAGCCACCGCCTGCCGACAGGCGCGCCGCTGGCAGTTGGACCATCCGGATGCCGAACCGCTCTTCGTGAGCGTGAATGTGGCGGTGCGTCAGGTATGGGACTCCGACCTGGTCGCGGACGTTGCGGAGATCCTCGCGGAGACCGGACTGGCCCCGGGGCTCCTGCAGTTGGAGCTCACCGAGTCGGCGGTGATGGGCTCGGCGGGTCGGCCGCTCCAGGCCCTTCAGGCCCTCAGCGACATGGGTGTGGGCATCGCCATCGACGACTTCGGTACGGGCTACTCGAACCTGGCCTACCTCAGCCGCCTGCCGGTCTCCGTCCTGAAGCTGGACGGCTCCTTCGTCCGCGGTTTCCAGTACGAGGTCCCCGAGCAGCACGACGGTACGTCCGCCCACCCGAACCCCGCCGACGAGGTCATCGTCGAGGCCCTCATCCAGCTCGCCCACCGCCTGGGCCTGACCGTCACCGCCGAGTGCGTGGAGACCGCCTCCCAGGCCACCCGCCTGCGCGGCATCGGCTGCGACACCGGCCAGGGCTGGCTGTACTCGCGGCCGGTGGCGCCGGATCGTATCTCCGCGCTGCTGGAGGTGGCAGCGGCTCGGCCAGGAGCCTGA
- a CDS encoding decarboxylase, with protein MDVSFLGGPAAQRAVGVVAPFDFALDRELWRWVPDDVSLHLTRTPFVPVEVSLDLARLVSEHETLGDAVRALTAVSPEVVAYACTSGSFVGGVAGERAMCEAMTRAGAVLSVTTSGALLEALAELGARRIALVTPYTVSVTQSLEEYLAEAGVTVTGRTSLGLTRHIWKVPYRDVVDMARQAVPRVQGPADALFISCTNLPTYDVIPQLEAELRIPVLSANQVTMWAALRHLGTRAVGPYQRLVDRAARQGPVLPEEQEGWA; from the coding sequence ATGGACGTCTCCTTTCTCGGCGGACCGGCCGCGCAACGCGCTGTCGGAGTCGTCGCCCCCTTCGACTTCGCTCTGGACCGCGAGTTGTGGCGCTGGGTGCCGGACGATGTGTCGCTGCACCTCACCCGGACCCCGTTCGTGCCGGTCGAGGTCAGCCTCGACCTGGCCCGGCTGGTCTCCGAGCACGAGACGCTGGGGGACGCGGTGCGCGCGCTGACCGCCGTCTCGCCCGAGGTCGTCGCGTACGCCTGCACCTCGGGCAGCTTCGTCGGCGGGGTCGCCGGCGAGCGGGCGATGTGCGAGGCGATGACCCGGGCGGGCGCCGTCCTCTCGGTCACCACCTCCGGCGCGCTGCTCGAAGCGCTGGCCGAGCTGGGCGCCCGGCGCATCGCGCTGGTCACGCCGTACACGGTCTCGGTGACCCAGTCCCTGGAGGAGTACCTCGCCGAGGCGGGCGTCACCGTCACCGGCCGCACCTCGCTCGGCCTGACCCGGCACATCTGGAAGGTCCCCTACCGGGATGTGGTCGACATGGCACGTCAGGCGGTGCCCCGGGTCCAGGGCCCGGCGGACGCGCTCTTCATCAGCTGCACCAACCTTCCGACGTACGACGTCATCCCCCAGCTGGAGGCGGAACTGCGCATCCCGGTTCTCTCGGCCAATCAGGTGACGATGTGGGCCGCGCTGCGCCATCTGGGTACCCGTGCCGTGGGGCCGTATCAGCGGCTCGTCGACCGGGCCGCCCGGCAGGGGCCCGTACTGCCGGAAGAACAGGAAGGTTGGGCATGA
- a CDS encoding amidase, protein MTELTDLTAVQLVDGYRKGEFSPVDATRAALERAERAEPAVNAFVRLFTDEALAQAADSADRWRRGEPSGLLDGVPVTVKDILLLRGAPTLRGSKAIDPHGRWDEDAPSVARLREHGAVFLGKTTTPEFGWKGVTDSPLSGVTRNPYDATRTAGGSSGGSAAAVALGAGPLSLGTDGGGSVRIPAAFCGIFALKPTYGRVPLYPASAFGTLAHVGPMTRDAADAALMMDVISGPDGRDWSGLGPVGGSFADALDGGVRGMRIAYSPSLGGQVAVRPAVAAAVRRAVERLAGLGAHVSEADPDLTDPVEAFHVLWFSGAARVTQRFGPHQRELLDPGLREICGLGARFGALDYLAAVDVRMDLGRRMGRFHESYDLLVTPTLPVTAFEAGAEVPAGSGHRRWTGWTPFTYPFNMTQQPAATVPVGVDADGLPVGLQIVAARHRDDLVLRTAHALYEAGAAAPAGTAPLMPAGS, encoded by the coding sequence ATGACGGAACTCACCGATCTCACGGCGGTACAACTCGTCGACGGCTATCGCAAGGGCGAATTCAGCCCCGTGGACGCCACCCGCGCAGCCCTGGAACGGGCGGAGCGCGCCGAGCCGGCCGTGAACGCCTTCGTGCGGCTCTTCACGGACGAAGCCCTCGCGCAGGCGGCCGACTCCGCGGACCGCTGGCGGCGCGGTGAGCCCTCGGGCCTGCTGGACGGCGTCCCGGTCACTGTGAAGGACATCCTGCTGCTGCGCGGCGCCCCGACCCTGCGCGGCTCCAAGGCCATTGATCCGCACGGGCGTTGGGACGAGGACGCCCCGTCCGTGGCCCGGCTGCGCGAGCACGGCGCCGTCTTCCTCGGCAAGACGACAACGCCCGAGTTCGGCTGGAAGGGTGTCACGGACTCGCCACTGTCGGGCGTGACCCGCAATCCCTACGACGCCACGCGCACCGCGGGCGGCTCCAGCGGCGGCAGCGCGGCGGCCGTCGCGCTGGGCGCGGGCCCGCTGTCCCTGGGGACGGACGGCGGCGGCAGTGTCCGCATCCCGGCCGCGTTCTGCGGGATCTTCGCACTGAAGCCGACGTACGGGAGGGTGCCGCTCTATCCGGCGAGCGCGTTCGGCACGCTCGCGCACGTCGGGCCGATGACCCGGGACGCGGCCGACGCGGCGCTGATGATGGACGTGATCAGCGGGCCCGACGGGCGCGACTGGTCGGGGCTCGGGCCGGTCGGCGGATCGTTCGCGGACGCGCTGGACGGCGGGGTGCGGGGCATGCGGATCGCGTACTCGCCCTCGCTCGGCGGGCAGGTCGCGGTCCGCCCGGCCGTCGCGGCGGCGGTGCGGCGGGCGGTGGAGCGGCTCGCGGGGCTCGGCGCGCACGTCTCGGAGGCCGACCCCGACCTCACCGACCCGGTCGAGGCGTTCCATGTGCTCTGGTTCAGCGGGGCGGCCCGCGTGACCCAGCGCTTCGGGCCCCACCAGCGGGAGCTGCTCGACCCGGGCCTGCGCGAGATCTGCGGACTGGGCGCCCGATTCGGCGCGCTGGACTACCTCGCCGCGGTGGACGTCCGTATGGACCTGGGGCGGCGGATGGGCCGCTTCCACGAGTCGTACGACCTGCTGGTCACGCCGACGCTGCCGGTCACCGCGTTCGAGGCGGGCGCGGAGGTCCCGGCGGGCTCCGGGCACCGCCGCTGGACGGGCTGGACCCCGTTCACGTACCCCTTCAACATGACGCAGCAGCCGGCGGCGACCGTGCCGGTCGGGGTGGACGCGGACGGGCTGCCGGTGGGCCTGCAGATCGTGGCCGCCCGGCACCGCGACGACCTCGTCCTGCGCACGGCGCACGCGCTGTACGAGGCGGGGGCCGCCGCGCCCGCCGGGACGGCACCCCTTATGCCCGCCGGAAGCTGA
- a CDS encoding M6 family metalloprotease domain-containing protein has translation MPRPLPLKGLTREALRALARDGVPRWRSTAAVFTSMTALAATSLVTGPALAEPRSAPCTLKRTEAHHSEGVDTWNAAYPRPTRALDAVMVFLSFPDSVPRTTPAELTADYFPSTSRFFERASYGRFTLRPHPQRDWIRMPHASTSYAIQRDWNAAHRSAYLRDALAATDRQVDFSRYDIVYFVADPDAPGVDSDATKVVNLDTPLRADGKDIRRVVTVFEKHPPDRLVLAHETGHVFDLPDLYHRPVDGKGDWDTYVGDWDLMGSQFGLAPDLFGWHKWKLGWLDPRQVVCVRGPGSTRLTLEPLGTGPAASAQASGVLTQTVGSRVSGSASPAFGSAAPASEGAVSGGAVPAFGSAVPAAGSAVPAAGGAAPAFGSGRGTKLAVVPTGLDSALAFEVRGSTGNDGSACTQGVLVYRVRSGAASGGGPIEVVDAHPHTESCWEDSVYPPLADAPVGLGESFTVPGENVRVEVEDRTASGAWTVRITTG, from the coding sequence GTGCCGCGTCCGCTCCCCCTGAAGGGGCTCACCCGTGAGGCCCTGCGGGCCCTCGCCCGTGACGGGGTGCCCCGTTGGCGCAGCACCGCGGCGGTGTTCACATCGATGACGGCTCTGGCCGCGACCTCCCTCGTGACCGGGCCGGCGCTCGCCGAGCCCCGTTCGGCACCGTGCACCCTGAAACGGACCGAGGCCCACCACTCGGAGGGCGTCGACACCTGGAACGCCGCCTATCCGCGCCCCACCCGCGCCCTCGACGCGGTGATGGTCTTCCTGTCGTTCCCGGACTCCGTGCCGCGCACCACTCCGGCCGAACTGACCGCCGACTACTTCCCGTCGACCAGCCGCTTCTTCGAGCGCGCCTCCTACGGCAGGTTCACCCTGCGCCCGCACCCCCAGCGTGACTGGATCCGGATGCCGCACGCCTCCACGTCGTACGCCATACAGCGCGACTGGAACGCCGCCCACCGCTCCGCGTATCTGCGCGACGCGCTCGCCGCGACCGACCGGCAGGTCGACTTCTCGCGCTACGACATCGTCTACTTCGTCGCCGATCCGGACGCGCCGGGCGTCGATTCGGACGCCACGAAGGTCGTCAACCTCGACACCCCGCTGCGGGCCGACGGCAAGGACATCCGCCGCGTCGTCACGGTCTTCGAGAAGCATCCGCCGGACCGGCTGGTCCTCGCCCACGAGACGGGTCATGTCTTCGACCTGCCCGATCTCTACCACCGGCCCGTCGACGGCAAGGGCGACTGGGACACGTACGTCGGCGACTGGGATCTGATGGGCAGTCAGTTCGGGCTCGCTCCCGACCTCTTCGGCTGGCACAAGTGGAAGCTGGGCTGGCTGGATCCGCGCCAGGTGGTGTGCGTACGGGGCCCGGGCAGTACGCGGCTGACGCTGGAGCCGCTCGGCACGGGGCCGGCCGCGTCCGCGCAGGCGTCCGGTGTGCTGACGCAAACGGTGGGGTCGCGGGTGTCGGGTTCGGCGTCCCCGGCCTTCGGCTCGGCGGCCCCGGCTTCCGAGGGTGCGGTCTCTGGGGGTGCGGTTCCGGCCTTCGGCAGTGCGGTCCCGGCCGCCGGCAGTGCGGTCCCGGCCGCCGGCGGCGCGGCCCCGGCCTTCGGATCCGGTCGCGGCACCAAGCTGGCGGTGGTTCCCACCGGTCTCGACAGCGCGCTCGCCTTCGAGGTGCGCGGCTCGACGGGCAACGACGGTTCGGCGTGCACGCAGGGCGTGCTCGTCTACCGTGTGCGCAGCGGGGCCGCGTCCGGCGGTGGCCCGATCGAGGTCGTCGACGCCCATCCGCACACGGAGTCCTGCTGGGAGGACTCGGTCTATCCGCCGCTCGCGGACGCCCCGGTGGGACTCGGCGAGAGCTTCACGGTTCCCGGCGAGAACGTGCGGGTCGAGGTGGAGGACCGGACGGCTTCCGGGGCCTGGACGGTGCGGATCACGACGGGTTGA
- a CDS encoding decarboxylase, protein MTALGFLYPGHSGEDDYPRMEQLLGSDIRLAVVHTDIGEDAHRVDALLEMGSDERLAAGVEELRLSGAEAVVWACTSGSFVYGWKGAHDQVRTLARRAGLPASSTSFAFAHAVREIGARRVAVGATYPDDVAALFASFLSDAGAEVVGVRGSGIVTAAEVATWGEDEVLALAREADRPDADAVLLPDTALHTASHLPLLEATLGKPVLTANQVTVWEALRLTDRRVNAPELGSLFTKEPIVQV, encoded by the coding sequence ATGACCGCACTGGGATTCCTCTACCCCGGACACTCGGGCGAGGACGACTACCCGCGCATGGAGCAGCTGCTGGGCAGCGACATCCGGCTGGCCGTCGTCCACACGGACATCGGCGAGGACGCCCACCGCGTGGACGCGCTGCTGGAGATGGGGTCGGACGAGCGGCTGGCCGCGGGCGTCGAGGAGCTGCGGCTCTCGGGTGCCGAGGCGGTGGTGTGGGCCTGCACCAGCGGCAGTTTCGTCTACGGCTGGAAGGGCGCCCATGACCAGGTCCGCACCCTTGCCCGCAGGGCGGGGCTGCCTGCCTCCTCGACGTCCTTCGCCTTCGCGCATGCGGTACGGGAGATCGGGGCGCGGCGGGTCGCGGTGGGCGCGACCTATCCGGATGACGTGGCCGCGCTCTTCGCCTCGTTCCTTTCGGATGCCGGGGCGGAGGTGGTGGGTGTGCGGGGGTCCGGGATCGTGACCGCGGCGGAGGTCGCCACGTGGGGCGAGGACGAGGTGCTCGCCCTCGCCCGGGAGGCCGACCGGCCCGACGCGGACGCCGTCCTCCTCCCCGACACCGCTCTCCACACCGCCTCCCACCTCCCCCTCCTCGAAGCCACCCTCGGCAAACCCGTCCTCACCGCCAACCAGGTCACCGTCTGGGAGGCCCTCCGCCTCACCGACCGCCGCGTGAATGCCCCAGAACTGGGGTCACTATTCACGAAGGAGCCGATCGTGCAGGTGTGA